The following is a genomic window from bacterium.
CGGCGGCCTCGAGCGCGTGTACGAGATCGGCAAGGACTTCCGCAACGAGGGGATGGACCGCACCCACAACCCCGAGTTCACCCAGTGCGAGCTGTACCAGGCCTTCAGCGATTACAACGACATGATGGCGCTCTTCGAGGAGCTCTTAAAATTTCTGGCGGTGGAGCTTACCGGCGGAACGCGGGTCGTGTACCAGGGGCGCGAGGTGGACCTGGGTAAAAATTTCCGGCGGCTGCCGGTTTTGGAGGCGATAAAAGAGCGGACGGGGGTGGATTTAGGTCTGGCGCCGGGGCGGGAGCTCGACCGCGGCGCGGCGTTGGATCTGGCGAAAAAGCACGGCCTGGAGTACCCCGACCACGCCCCCACGGGTAAGATAATAATGGGGGTCTTCGACGCCGTGGCCGATCCGATGGGGGTCTTCGACGCCGTGGCCGAGCCGCTCCTGCAGGACCCGGTCTTCGTCCTGGACTACCCGGCCGAGGTGAGCCCCCTGGCCAAGACCAAGCCCGAGGACCCCCGGCTGGCCGAGCGCTTCGAGCCCCACGTCGCGGGCATCGAGCTGGGCAACGCCTTCAGCGAGCAGAACGACCCCGATATTCAGCGGGCCGTGCTCGAGGCCCAGGCCGCCCAGCGCGCCCTGGGCGACGCGGAGGCGAGCCAGGTGGACGAGGATTTCCTGCGCGCCCTAGAATACGGCATGCCGCCCACCGGCGGCCTCGGCATCGGCCTGGACCGCCTGGTCATGCTCTTCACCGACGCCCCGAGCATCCAGGACGTGATACTTTTTCCGCAAATGAGACCGAAATAAAAAAACAAAGGAAACGTGCGATGGAATGGAAAAACACGCTCTATTACGGCGACAACCTGGATGTTCTTAAGCGGTATGTTGCCGATGAGTCGGTAGATGTAATCTACTTGGACCCGCCGTTCAACAGCAACGCGACTTACCACATCCTGTTCGACGAGCGCAACGGCAGCCAGGCCGCCGCGCAGATAAAGGCGTTCGAGGATACTTGGCGATGGGATCAGGCGGCGGCCCGGGCTTATCAGGAGACCGTCGAGGCCGGCGGGCAGGTGTCGCGGGCGATGCAGGCGTTTCGGCAATTCCTTGGTGACAGCAACATGCTGGCCTACATGGCCATGATTGCACCGCGCCTGGTGGAGCTGCGCCGGGTCTTGAAGCCGACCGGAAGCCTCTACCTTCATTGCGACCCGTGCGCTGGAGCGTACCTGCGGATTCTCATGGATGCCGTCTTCGGATACGGCAATTTCCGAAACGAAATCATCTGGTACTACTACAACAAGATTCATGACAGGCGGAAGAAGCTCTTCCCGAAGGCAAACGACATCGTGCTTTTCTACGTCAAGGACGTGGACAGTGACTTCACCTTCACCCAGTTGAAAGAGATGCGGGATACCCCAGTCCGCCAACTGGCGCGAAAGAAGGTTGACGGCCGCATGGTGAACGTCAAGGGTCCAGACGGGAAGTGCGTCTACCGTGTGAAAGAGGACAGGACCTTGGATAACGTTTGGCGTATCCCCTGCCTTCAGCCTGCATCACGCGAAATGCTGGGCTACCCCACGCAGAAGCCCGAAGCCTTATTGGAGCGCATTATCGAGGCCAGCAGCAACGAGGGTGACGTTGTGCTGGACCCCTTTTGCGGCTGTGGGACTACCGTCGCCGTGGCCGAGCGCCTCAATCGCCGCTGGATAGGCATAGACATCACCCACCTGGCCATCACGCTCATACGACACCGGCTCGGCGAGCAGGCGGCCTACGAGGTCGTCGGCGAACCGACCTCACTCCCCGACGCCGAAACGCTGGCCGCCGAGGATCCGTACCAGTTCCAGTGGTGGGCGCTTGGCCTTGTCGGCGCGCGCCCGGTGGAGCAGAAGAAGGGCGCGGACAAGGGGATTGACGGGCGGCTCTACTTCCACGACGAGGGTGAGCGCGGCAAGACGAAGCAGGTTATCCTTTCCGTCAAAGCGGGACATACCAACGTGGCGCACATCCGCGACCTGCGCGGTGTGGTGGACCACGAGAAGGCCGAAATCGGCGTGCTGATTACGATGCAGGAGCCGACGGGGCCGATGCGTGCAGAGGCGGCCACGGGCGGGTTCTACACTTCGCCGGGATGGGGGCGCGACTATCCGAAGTTGCAAATCCTTACCGTGGCGGAACTGCTCGAAGGTAAGGGTATCGACATGCCACCCATCCGTCAGGTGAATAAGACCTTCAAGAAGGCACCCCGAGCCAAAGGTAAAAAAGTGGAAAACGAGTCTTTACCGTTCGATGAATAAGGGCGTATAAGCTCGTATCGGAACCTATTTGAGAGTACCTGGGTCCAGGGCTGGCCCCGGTTCCCGAAGATGAGACCGAAGGCGGATTGACGGTGGGCGAGGATACCTTTGTCCCGGCGAGGGAAAGGCAGCGGCAGTGGGCGGTAATGCTCCGCGAGAAGCTGCTCGCGGCCCTGCCGCGCCTTTTAGCCCGGCGGCCCGAGCTGGTGGTCCTCTTCGGCAGCGTCGCTCGCGGGCGGGCCTTCGACGACTCGGACATAGACCTCCTGGTGGTGATGGAGATGGAGGGGAACCCGCCGGAGCGGTCCCTCGCGGTCTGGAATATC
Proteins encoded in this region:
- the lysS gene encoding lysine--tRNA ligase encodes the protein MADDTLDQIRHRREKRRRFEEAGLPPYPARSHRDRTVAEFLGDFADAEKSGAAIALAGRLTALRGHGKATFADLADSSGRVQLYFKRDTLGEEPYGLVESLDLGDFIGVRGRAMTTRTGEPTVAVTEWTLLVKSLRPTPVVKETQDEEGKAVRHDALADVETRYRQRYLDLLLNPESRERFLARTRLTALVRRFLDERGFTEVETPVLQPIYGGAAAEPFTTHHNTLDIPLFLRIADELYLKRLIVGGLERVYEIGKDFRNEGMDRTHNPEFTQCELYQAFSDYNDMMALFEELLKFLAVELTGGTRVVYQGREVDLGKNFRRLPVLEAIKERTGVDLGLAPGRELDRGAALDLAKKHGLEYPDHAPTGKIIMGVFDAVADPMGVFDAVAEPLLQDPVFVLDYPAEVSPLAKTKPEDPRLAERFEPHVAGIELGNAFSEQNDPDIQRAVLEAQAAQRALGDAEASQVDEDFLRALEYGMPPTGGLGIGLDRLVMLFTDAPSIQDVILFPQMRPK
- a CDS encoding DNA methyltransferase, translated to MEWKNTLYYGDNLDVLKRYVADESVDVIYLDPPFNSNATYHILFDERNGSQAAAQIKAFEDTWRWDQAAARAYQETVEAGGQVSRAMQAFRQFLGDSNMLAYMAMIAPRLVELRRVLKPTGSLYLHCDPCAGAYLRILMDAVFGYGNFRNEIIWYYYNKIHDRRKKLFPKANDIVLFYVKDVDSDFTFTQLKEMRDTPVRQLARKKVDGRMVNVKGPDGKCVYRVKEDRTLDNVWRIPCLQPASREMLGYPTQKPEALLERIIEASSNEGDVVLDPFCGCGTTVAVAERLNRRWIGIDITHLAITLIRHRLGEQAAYEVVGEPTSLPDAETLAAEDPYQFQWWALGLVGARPVEQKKGADKGIDGRLYFHDEGERGKTKQVILSVKAGHTNVAHIRDLRGVVDHEKAEIGVLITMQEPTGPMRAEAATGGFYTSPGWGRDYPKLQILTVAELLEGKGIDMPPIRQVNKTFKKAPRAKGKKVENESLPFDE
- a CDS encoding nucleotidyltransferase domain-containing protein, with protein sequence MGEDTFVPARERQRQWAVMLREKLLAALPRLLARRPELVVLFGSVARGRAFDDSDIDLLVVMEMEGNPPERSLAVWNILDVHEVVNAFVLTPEEFARAREESPLVRNALEEGEVLYDARDA